The following are encoded together in the Vigna angularis cultivar LongXiaoDou No.4 chromosome 9, ASM1680809v1, whole genome shotgun sequence genome:
- the LOC108346721 gene encoding disease resistance protein SUMM2-like: MVSIVSDLAKSNLEKLINATVERSRYICCFTCITDNFEKERENLKAKKKTWEESARLATRRGDNIREDFTLWQKQTKELIEENTKKKVTCFFGWCPNYKWQYSRGKELESKTKEIRRLVECNFENVGITRDVLDIEYHSSQNYISLESRKLKFEELFNALKDDNNYMIGLQGMGGTGKTTLAIEVGKELKKSKCFNQVIDTTISNTPDIKEIQDDIAGPLGLLLKDCTESERPKKLKDRLTNGEKILLILDDVWGDINFEEIGIPFKGNHNNCRILVTTRNMKICQQMDCDKTIELHILPEKEGWILFQKYAGLSDNSSKSILDRGRKISKECKGLPIAIAFIARSLKGPRPLEEWDVALTSLQKSMHVNDNEDESRKKVYTCLKYSYDNMKDETAKKLFLLCSLFREDEEISEELLVRLAKGATLIDKIDDDDSYDECRKKVIVAKNKLIDSCLLLNCKYERVKMHDLVREMALWIANEENVAVNTSKKNEMTKVEKGKDIKYLLCEGKIKNLFSSKFDGSKLVILIVYMKTHHHVEVPNSFFENKPGLQVLILSNSFVPRPSLSLPQSIQRLTNIKSLYLKRFKLGNISIIGNLQALETLELV, translated from the coding sequence atGGTGAGCATTGTATCTGATTTGGCAAAGTCAAATCTGGAGAAATTGATTAATGCAACAGTAGAACGATCACGTTATATTTGTTGCTTCACATGCATTACTGATAACTTTGAAAAGGAAAGGGAAAATTTGaaagcaaaaaagaaaacatgggAAGAGTCTGCTAGACTGGCAACTAGAAGAGGTGATAATATACGAGAAGACTTCACACTTTGGCAAAAGCAAACTAAAGAACTTATTGAAGAAAACACCAAAAAGAAAGTGACATGTTTCTTTGGATGGTGTCCTAACTACAAATGGCAATATAGTAGGGGGAAGGAATTGGAAAGTAAGACAAAGGAGATTAGAAGACTTGTTGAATGCAACTTTGAAAATGTTGGAATCACTCGTGATGTTCTTGACATTGAATATCACTCTTCTCAAAACTACATTTCATTGGAAAGTAGAAAGTTGAAATTTGAAGAACTTTTTAATGCCTTGAAAGATGACAACAACTATATGATTGGATTGCAGGGGATGGGGGGCACAGGAAAAACAACATTAGCAATAGAGGTGGGTAAGGAGCTTAAGAAGTCAAAATGTTTTAATCAAGTAATTGATACTACAATATCTAATACCCCTGATATAAAAGAGATTCAAGATGATATTGCAGGACCATTAGGACTGTTATTGAAGGATTGTACCGAATCAGAGAGGCCTAAAAAGTTGAAGGATAGATTAACCAATGGTGAAAAAATTCTTCTGATTCTAGATGATGTGTGGGGAGATATCAATTTTGAAGAAATAGGTATTCCATTTAAGGGCAACCATAACAATTGTAGAATTCTTGTAACAACCCGCAATATGAAGATATGCCAACAAATGGACTGTGACAAGACAATTGAACTTCATATCTTACCTGAGAAAGAGGGATGGATATTGTTCCAAAAGTATGCTGGTTTAAGTGATAATTCCTCTAAAAGTATTCTTGATAGAGGTCGCAAAATTTCGAAAGAGTGTAAAGGATTGCCAATTGCAATTGCTTTTATTGCTCGTAGTTTAAAGGGTCCACGACCTCTGGAAGAATGGGATGTAGCCTTAACATCCTTACAAAAGTCCATGCACGtaaatgataatgaagatgAAAGTCGGAAAAAAGTTTATACATGTCTAAAGTATAGTTATGACAATATGAAGGATGAAACAGCTAAGAAATTGTTCCTTTTATGTTCTTTGTTtcgagaagatgaagaaatatCTGAAGAACTTTTAGTCAGACTTGCTAAAGGAGCAACTCTCATTGACAAAATTGATGACGATGACAGTTACGACGAATGTCGTAAGAAAGTTATTGTAGCAAAAAATAAACTCATAGATTCATGTTTACTTTTGAATTGTAAATATGAAAGAGTAAAAATGCATGACTTGGTTCGTGAAATGGCTTTGTGGATAGCTAACGAGGAGAATGTGGCAGTGAATACATCTAAGAAGAATGAAATGACAAAGGTTGAAAAGGGGAaggatattaaatatttattatgtgaaggaaaaataaaaaatttattttcctcCAAGTTTGATGGATCTAAACTTGTTATTCTTATTGTCTACATGAAGACACATCATCATGTGGAGGTCCCAAATTCATTCTTTGAAAACAAACCAGGGCTTCAAGTTTTGATTTTATCAAATAGCTTTGTACCTAGACCAAGTTTATCATTGCCTCAGTCAATTCAAAGGTTGACCAATATCAAATCTTTATACCTCAAAAGATTCAAATTAGGTAACATCTCGATTATTGGAAACCTACAGGCCCTTGAGACTCTCGAGTTGGTTTGA